The Planctellipticum variicoloris DNA window CTTGAGGCTGGCCGGTGCATTCCGCTGATCACCGGGAAGGCGTACGTCAATGCAGAAGCCACCCTGCTGCTCGATCCGGAAGATCCGTTCGAGATGGGAATCCGTCGATGAGCGACACCGGCCGGCATGTGGTGATTGTCGGAGGGGGCGTCATCGGGACCGCGAGCGCCCATTATCTGTCGCGTGCGGGATTTCGGGTCACCGTGCTCGATCGGGCGGGGATGGGACGGGCATGTTCGCATGGCAATTGCGGGCTGGTCTGCCCCAGCCACGTGCTGCCGCTGGCGGAGCCGGGGGCGATCCGTTCGGCGCTCAAAGCCATGCTGTCGCCCAACGCCCCGTTCAGCATCAAGCCACGGGCCGATCTGCGGCTGTGGAGCTGGTTGTGGCATTTCGCGTGGCAATGCAACCGGGGAGATATGCTGAGCGCGGCCCACGGAATTCAATCGCTGCTGGAATCGTCGCTGGCGGAGTACCAGATTCTCGTCGACGAGGAGCGGCTCGAATGCGAATGGCAGCGGCGCGGACTGCTGTTTGTCTATCGCTCGCCGGAGGCCCTGGCTGCCTATACCGAAACCAATCAGCTCCTGAGCGAGACCTTCCACGCCCCGGCACGGCGCATGGACGCCGCGGAATTGCTGGAGCTGGAACCGGCTCTCAAACCCGATGTGGCCGGCGCGTGGTACTACGACCACGACGCCCACCTGCGGCCGGACAAACTGCTGACGAGCTGGCGCGAGCGGCTGGCGACGGCGGGGGTGGAGTTTCGAGAAAATGTGCAGGTCACGGGCTTCGAGCGGAGCAACGGTCAGTCGACCGGTTTGCGGACCTCGCACGGAGTCATCGCCGGAGACCGGTTCCTGGTCGCGACCGGCGCGCTGACTCCGTTCCTGGAGACGGAGCTGGGGTGCAGAATTCCGATTCAGCCGGGAAAAGGGTACTCGCTGACGATGCCAAGACCGGGGCGTTGTCCGGGAATTCCGATGATCTTTCCCGAGCATCGCGTCGCGGTGACGCCGATGGAGACCGGCTATCGGATCGGTTCGATCATGGAGTTCGCCGGCTACGACCGGAGCATTTCGCCGGCGCGGCTGGAGATGCTCCGAAGGGGGGCGGCGCATTACCTGGAGGAGCCGTGGAGCGAGCCGGTCCTCGAACAATGGTACGGCTGGCGGCCGATGACCTGGGACAGCCTGCCGATCATCGACCGGAGCCCGGCTCACAACAATGTCTGGATCGCCGCGGGACACAATATGCTCGGGTTGAGCATGGCGCCGGGGACCGGGCGGCTGGTGGCGGAGCTGATGTCGGGGGTCGAGCCGCATGTCGATCACCGTCCGTATCGGGTATCACGGTTTTGAAGAAGAAGAAGAAGAAGAAGAAGAAGAAGATTTCACCGCGGAGCGGCTGTGTTGTTGGTCAAGGTGGATTTGTGAGATTTACGCATTTTGGAGTCCGTGGTTCCAGGCGGTGTCGGATTTGATCATCGCGTTGAGGATGGTCAGGAGTTTGCGGATGCAGGCGGTGAGGCAGACCTTGCTTGGCTTACCG harbors:
- a CDS encoding NAD(P)/FAD-dependent oxidoreductase — its product is MSDTGRHVVIVGGGVIGTASAHYLSRAGFRVTVLDRAGMGRACSHGNCGLVCPSHVLPLAEPGAIRSALKAMLSPNAPFSIKPRADLRLWSWLWHFAWQCNRGDMLSAAHGIQSLLESSLAEYQILVDEERLECEWQRRGLLFVYRSPEALAAYTETNQLLSETFHAPARRMDAAELLELEPALKPDVAGAWYYDHDAHLRPDKLLTSWRERLATAGVEFRENVQVTGFERSNGQSTGLRTSHGVIAGDRFLVATGALTPFLETELGCRIPIQPGKGYSLTMPRPGRCPGIPMIFPEHRVAVTPMETGYRIGSIMEFAGYDRSISPARLEMLRRGAAHYLEEPWSEPVLEQWYGWRPMTWDSLPIIDRSPAHNNVWIAAGHNMLGLSMAPGTGRLVAELMSGVEPHVDHRPYRVSRF